A single window of Rhizobium indicum DNA harbors:
- a CDS encoding acyl-CoA carboxylase subunit beta, with protein MKEILEELERRRGIARLGGGEARIAAQHKRGKLTARERIDLFLDEGSFEEFDMFVEHRSTDFGMDKSRIAGDGVVTGWGTVNGRTVFVFAKDFTVFGGSLSEAHAEKIMKVQDMALKNRAPIVGIYDAGGARIQEGVAALGGYAEVFQRNVLASGVIPQISVIMGPCAGGDVYSPAMTDFIFMVRDTSYMFVTGPDVVKTVTNETVTAEELGGAVVHTVRSSIADGAYENDVETLLQVRRLIDFLPLSNTAPLPEIECYQSVTDVDASLDTLVPASSNKPYDIKELIRKVADEGDFFEIQASFAKNIVCGFGRVEGSTVGFVANQPMVLAGVLDSDASRKAARFVRFCDCFNIPIVTFVDVPGFLPGTAQEYGGLIKHGAKLLFAYAEATVPKLTVITRKAFGGAYDVMASKHLRGDLNYAWPTAQIAVMGAKGAVEIIFRKDIADPEKIAAHTKMYEDRFLSPFVAAERGYVDEVIMPHSTRRRLARGLKMLRNKDLANPWKKHDNIPL; from the coding sequence ATGAAGGAAATTCTCGAAGAACTGGAACGGCGCCGCGGCATCGCCCGCCTTGGCGGCGGCGAGGCGCGCATCGCCGCCCAGCACAAGCGCGGCAAGCTGACGGCGCGCGAGCGCATCGATCTCTTCCTCGACGAAGGTTCCTTCGAGGAATTCGACATGTTCGTCGAACACCGCTCCACCGATTTCGGTATGGACAAGAGCCGGATTGCCGGCGACGGCGTCGTCACCGGCTGGGGCACGGTCAATGGCCGCACTGTGTTCGTCTTCGCCAAGGACTTCACCGTCTTCGGCGGCTCGCTATCGGAAGCGCATGCCGAGAAGATCATGAAGGTGCAGGACATGGCGCTGAAGAACCGCGCGCCGATCGTCGGCATCTATGATGCGGGCGGCGCCCGTATCCAGGAGGGCGTGGCGGCTCTCGGCGGTTATGCCGAGGTATTCCAGCGCAATGTGCTCGCCTCCGGCGTCATTCCGCAGATCTCGGTGATCATGGGTCCCTGCGCCGGCGGCGACGTCTATTCGCCTGCGATGACCGATTTCATCTTCATGGTGCGGGATACTTCCTACATGTTCGTCACCGGGCCGGACGTGGTGAAAACCGTCACCAACGAGACGGTGACGGCAGAAGAACTCGGCGGCGCCGTGGTGCATACGGTGCGCTCGTCGATTGCCGACGGCGCCTATGAGAATGATGTCGAAACGCTGCTGCAGGTGCGCCGGCTGATCGATTTCCTGCCGCTTTCGAACACGGCGCCGCTACCGGAGATCGAATGTTACCAGTCGGTGACAGATGTCGATGCCTCGCTCGATACGCTGGTGCCGGCGAGTTCCAACAAACCTTACGACATCAAGGAGCTGATCCGGAAGGTGGCGGACGAGGGGGATTTCTTCGAGATCCAGGCGAGCTTTGCCAAAAACATCGTCTGCGGCTTCGGCCGCGTCGAAGGCTCGACCGTCGGTTTCGTCGCCAACCAGCCGATGGTGCTGGCCGGCGTGCTCGACAGCGACGCCTCGCGCAAGGCGGCCCGTTTCGTGCGCTTCTGCGACTGCTTCAACATTCCGATCGTCACCTTCGTCGACGTGCCGGGTTTCCTGCCGGGTACGGCGCAGGAATATGGCGGCCTCATCAAGCACGGCGCCAAGCTGCTCTTTGCCTATGCCGAGGCGACCGTGCCGAAGCTCACCGTCATCACCCGCAAGGCCTTCGGCGGTGCCTATGACGTGATGGCGTCGAAACATCTGCGCGGCGACCTCAACTATGCCTGGCCAACGGCGCAGATCGCCGTGATGGGCGCCAAGGGCGCTGTCGAGATCATCTTCCGCAAGGATATTGCCGATCCGGAGAAGATCGCCGCGCACACGAAAATGTACGAGGACCGGTTCCTCTCGCCCTTCGTCGCCGCCGAGCGCGGTTATGTCGACGAGGTGATCATGCCGCACTCGACGCGGCGGCGGCTGGCGCGCGGTTTGAAGATGCTGCGCAACAAGGATCTCGCCAATCCGTGGAAGAAACACGACAACATCCCGCTTTGA
- a CDS encoding HAD-IA family hydrolase, whose amino-acid sequence MKLALFDCDGTLVDSAALIHETMRRTFDKFGKLEPRLEDTKAIIGLSLDIAIARMQGRPHVEQEDSDMTAHYKSLFSIVRQDLDYKEPLFAGIREMIDAISGRDDLLIGAVTGKSRRGLKVVMETHGFDKHFIVARTADDCPSKPHPAMVTECCDETGMNAADTIVIGDAVYDMQMAKAAGAKAIGVAWGYASVDELIANGADVIAYHPNEILRHFS is encoded by the coding sequence ATGAAACTTGCCCTTTTCGATTGCGACGGCACGCTGGTGGACAGTGCTGCGCTGATCCACGAAACCATGCGCAGGACTTTCGACAAGTTCGGCAAGTTGGAACCGCGACTCGAAGACACCAAGGCTATTATCGGCCTGTCCCTCGATATTGCGATCGCCCGCATGCAGGGCAGGCCGCATGTGGAGCAGGAAGATAGCGACATGACGGCGCATTACAAATCGCTGTTTTCGATCGTGCGTCAGGATCTTGACTATAAGGAGCCGCTGTTTGCGGGCATTCGCGAGATGATCGACGCGATCAGCGGACGCGATGACCTGCTGATCGGCGCGGTGACGGGCAAATCCAGGCGCGGGCTCAAGGTCGTGATGGAGACGCATGGCTTCGACAAGCATTTCATCGTCGCACGCACCGCCGACGATTGCCCCTCCAAACCACATCCGGCCATGGTGACGGAATGCTGCGATGAAACCGGCATGAATGCTGCCGACACCATTGTCATCGGCGATGCGGTTTACGATATGCAGATGGCAAAGGCTGCCGGGGCCAAGGCGATCGGCGTTGCCTGGGGCTATGCCAGCGTGGATGAGCTGATCGCCAACGGCGCTGATGTGATCGCCTACCATCCGAACGAGATATTGCGTCATTTTTCCTGA
- a CDS encoding DUF1775 domain-containing protein, which produces MKTIKTFGKTLGLAAVLSVTAFASAEAHVTFLDREVTQDSTILATLQVPHGCDGKATTEVRVKLPEGFVFAKPQPKAGWELEVIKGDYQKTYDNHGDKVKTGAIEVRWKNGNLSDDFYDTFVIQGKVSGVEAGTSLAFPVTQMCGDTVTAWDQVAKEGGDAHGLKSPAPLLKVVAGEDHGHDHDDMAGMDMSGMAGMGAAAPAGETVKAGDLEISGGFAKAMLPGQPVGGGFFTVKNNGQTDDRLLSVSSPAAGEVQIHEMVTKDNVMRMRQLKDGIAIAAGETVKLEPGNLHLMFQKVKTPFKQGDTVPVTLTFEKAGKVDLVLQVLSAQGK; this is translated from the coding sequence ATGAAGACCATCAAGACATTTGGCAAAACGCTAGGGCTTGCCGCCGTTCTTTCCGTGACCGCCTTTGCCAGCGCCGAGGCGCATGTGACCTTCCTCGACAGAGAGGTGACGCAGGACAGCACCATTCTCGCTACGCTGCAGGTGCCGCATGGCTGCGACGGCAAGGCTACCACGGAAGTGCGGGTCAAGCTGCCGGAAGGCTTCGTCTTCGCCAAGCCGCAGCCGAAGGCAGGCTGGGAGCTCGAGGTGATCAAGGGTGACTACCAGAAGACCTACGACAATCACGGTGACAAGGTGAAAACCGGCGCGATCGAAGTGCGCTGGAAGAACGGCAATCTCTCCGACGATTTCTACGACACCTTCGTCATCCAGGGGAAGGTATCAGGCGTCGAGGCCGGCACCTCGCTCGCCTTTCCGGTGACGCAGATGTGCGGCGATACCGTCACGGCCTGGGACCAGGTGGCCAAGGAAGGCGGCGATGCGCATGGGCTGAAAAGCCCCGCGCCGCTGTTGAAGGTCGTTGCCGGTGAAGACCATGGTCACGATCATGACGATATGGCCGGCATGGATATGTCCGGTATGGCGGGCATGGGCGCCGCCGCACCGGCCGGCGAAACGGTCAAGGCCGGTGATCTCGAAATCTCCGGCGGCTTCGCCAAGGCAATGCTGCCCGGCCAGCCGGTCGGCGGCGGCTTTTTCACGGTGAAGAATAACGGCCAGACGGACGATCGCCTGTTGTCGGTCAGCTCGCCTGCAGCTGGCGAGGTTCAGATCCACGAGATGGTGACGAAGGACAATGTCATGCGGATGCGCCAGCTGAAAGACGGCATCGCCATCGCTGCCGGCGAGACGGTCAAGCTCGAGCCCGGCAACCTGCACCTGATGTTCCAGAAGGTGAAGACGCCGTTCAAGCAGGGGGATACGGTGCCGGTGACGCTGACCTTCGAAAAAGCCGGCAAGGTCGATCTGGTGCTGCAGGTGCTCTCCGCCCAGGGCAAATGA
- a CDS encoding YaiI/YqxD family protein: MIYVDADACPVKPEVLKVAERHGLEVTFVANSGLRPSRDPMIHNVIVSNAFDAADNWIAERAGAGDVVVTADVPLAVRCVATGAFVSGPTGRVFDETNIGMASAMRDLGAHLRETGESKGYNAAFSPKDRSRFLETFDRLCRRAKSLAAEAGGQP, from the coding sequence ATGATCTACGTCGACGCCGATGCCTGCCCGGTGAAACCGGAAGTCCTGAAGGTGGCCGAACGTCACGGCCTCGAAGTCACCTTCGTTGCCAATTCCGGCCTGCGCCCCTCGCGCGATCCGATGATCCACAACGTCATCGTCTCCAACGCCTTCGACGCCGCCGACAACTGGATCGCCGAACGCGCCGGCGCGGGCGATGTCGTCGTCACCGCCGATGTGCCACTTGCCGTGCGCTGTGTCGCGACCGGCGCCTTCGTCAGCGGCCCCACCGGGCGCGTCTTCGACGAGACCAATATCGGCATGGCGAGCGCCATGCGCGATCTCGGCGCGCATTTGCGCGAAACCGGCGAGAGCAAGGGCTACAACGCCGCCTTCAGCCCGAAGGACCGCTCACGCTTCCTCGAAACCTTCGATCGCCTCTGCCGCCGCGCTAAAAGCCTTGCCGCGGAGGCTGGCGGGCAGCCGTGA
- a CDS encoding GNAT family N-acetyltransferase, which produces MAPTTYTTDIKGLDEFSARELYDLLRMRVDVFVVEQNCPYPELDGKDIDALHLRLLEGAELLASARILKPHEPQDASKIGRVVVSPAHRGKRLGDALMSETITACERLYPANAIALSAQAHLQRFYESFGFIAVSQEYLEDGIPHIDMVRQRATQPA; this is translated from the coding sequence ATGGCTCCGACTACCTACACAACCGACATCAAGGGTCTCGACGAGTTCTCCGCGCGGGAACTCTACGATCTCCTGAGAATGCGCGTCGATGTCTTCGTCGTCGAGCAGAACTGCCCCTATCCGGAACTCGACGGCAAGGATATCGATGCCCTGCATCTCCGGCTGCTGGAGGGCGCCGAACTGCTGGCCTCGGCGCGGATCCTGAAACCGCATGAGCCGCAGGATGCGTCGAAGATCGGTCGCGTGGTCGTCTCGCCTGCCCATCGCGGCAAGCGTCTGGGCGATGCGTTGATGAGCGAAACGATCACCGCCTGTGAGCGGCTTTATCCGGCAAATGCCATCGCCTTGTCGGCGCAGGCCCATCTGCAGCGGTTCTATGAATCCTTCGGTTTCATCGCGGTGTCACAGGAATATCTGGAAGACGGCATTCCCCATATCGATATGGTCCGCCAGCGGGCCACGCAACCGGCATGA
- the crcB gene encoding fluoride efflux transporter CrcB, with translation MIQALLVAVGGAIGSLLRYYVGQWALRLMGPAFPWGTLVVNVVGCFVIGVFAELIARKFNASVELRLLLITGFLGGFTTFSAFSLDAISLFERGEAVAGGIYIAASVGFSMAAVIAGLAVMRALA, from the coding sequence ATGATCCAGGCTCTTCTCGTCGCCGTCGGCGGCGCTATCGGTTCCCTTCTCAGATATTATGTCGGCCAATGGGCGCTGAGACTCATGGGTCCGGCATTTCCCTGGGGCACGCTCGTCGTCAATGTCGTCGGCTGTTTCGTCATCGGCGTCTTCGCCGAGCTGATCGCGCGGAAGTTCAACGCTTCGGTGGAGCTGCGCCTGCTGCTGATCACCGGCTTCCTCGGCGGCTTCACAACCTTCTCGGCTTTCTCACTGGATGCGATCTCGCTATTCGAGCGCGGCGAGGCAGTCGCCGGCGGTATTTATATCGCTGCGAGCGTCGGATTTTCGATGGCGGCCGTCATCGCCGGCCTTGCCGTCATGCGCGCTTTGGCCTGA
- a CDS encoding ATP12 family chaperone protein translates to MRDLLNDLSEGLSHPDPIRRAQIQMKKPLPKRFYTDVSVAEHEGGFAITLDGKMVRTPARQVLAVPTEALARLVAAEWQAQGEEINPVSMPVTRLVNTALDGVAANAQAIFEDILRFSSSDLICYRAEEPELLVERQAEHWDPVIDWAATDLGARFILVEGVMPHEQPREAIAAFAVTLARYDSPMALAALHTVTTLTGSAILALAFAESRVTVEEAWSLAHLDEDWTIEHWGSDAEAEERRAKRFAEFKAAADVFFALSA, encoded by the coding sequence ATGCGCGATCTGCTGAACGACCTTTCCGAAGGCCTGAGCCATCCCGATCCCATCCGCCGCGCGCAGATCCAGATGAAGAAGCCGCTGCCGAAGCGTTTCTATACCGATGTCTCCGTTGCCGAGCACGAGGGTGGTTTTGCGATCACGCTCGACGGCAAGATGGTGCGTACGCCGGCGCGTCAAGTTCTCGCAGTACCGACCGAAGCGCTGGCGCGGCTTGTCGCCGCCGAATGGCAGGCGCAGGGCGAAGAGATCAACCCGGTGAGCATGCCGGTGACCCGGCTCGTCAACACCGCCCTCGACGGCGTTGCCGCCAACGCGCAGGCGATCTTCGAGGATATATTGCGTTTTTCATCCAGCGACCTCATCTGCTACCGCGCCGAGGAGCCGGAACTGCTGGTCGAGCGCCAGGCCGAGCACTGGGATCCCGTGATCGACTGGGCGGCGACCGATCTCGGCGCTCGCTTCATCCTCGTCGAAGGGGTGATGCCTCATGAGCAGCCGCGCGAGGCGATTGCCGCCTTCGCCGTCACGCTCGCGAGATATGATAGCCCGATGGCGCTGGCCGCCCTCCACACAGTCACCACGCTGACGGGCTCGGCGATCCTGGCGCTGGCCTTCGCCGAGAGCCGGGTAACGGTGGAGGAGGCTTGGTCGCTTGCCCATCTCGACGAGGACTGGACGATCGAGCATTGGGGCAGCGACGCGGAAGCCGAGGAGCGGCGGGCCAAGCGCTTTGCCGAGTTCAAAGCCGCAGCCGATGTTTTTTTCGCCCTAAGCGCCTGA
- a CDS encoding acetyl-CoA carboxylase biotin carboxylase subunit, whose translation MFKKILIANRGEIACRVIKTARRMGILTVAVYSDADRDALHVEMADEAVHIGPAAASESYLVAEKIIAACKATGAEAVHPGYGFLSERASFCAELEKQGIIFIGPKPKAIMAMGDKIESKKFANAAGVSTVPGHLGIIEDAAHAEVISGGIGYPVMIKASAGGGGKGMRIAWNEAEVRDGFERARSEAKSSFGDDRVFIEKFVVEPRHIEIQVLADAHGNAVYLGERECSIQRRNQKVAEEAPSPFLDEATRKAMGEQSVALARAVDYQSAGTVEFIVDRDRNFYFLEMNTRLQVEHPVTELVTGIDLVEQMIRVAAGEPLPFSQEDIRLDGWAVESRLYAEDPYRNFLPSIGRLTRYRPPSEGRAGNVVVRNDTGVFEGAEISMYYDPMIAKLCTWAPTRLEAIEAMGQALDGFVVDGIEHNVPFLSALMKHPRWREGRLSTGFIAEEYPDGFAPMKPDRAEEAVLAGIALSASLIETNRRERFADRLRAAAGALREDWVVKIGDNHVAARLLDGLVTIPFDMDIAIDGAIEGESQNIVTDWRPGDPVWSGKVGGRDVTAQIRPVLNGLRIDWQGLSVTTKVFSPRHAELDRLMPVKLPPDTSKLLLCPMPGLVVAIAVAEGQEVKAGETLAIVEAMKMENVLRADRDLVVSKINAAAGESLAVDAVIMEFA comes from the coding sequence ATGTTCAAGAAAATCCTGATCGCGAATCGCGGCGAAATCGCCTGCCGCGTGATCAAGACTGCGCGCCGCATGGGCATTTTGACCGTCGCGGTCTATTCGGATGCGGATCGGGACGCGCTGCATGTCGAGATGGCCGACGAGGCTGTGCATATCGGCCCGGCCGCGGCATCGGAGAGTTATCTGGTTGCGGAAAAGATCATTGCCGCCTGCAAGGCAACCGGCGCCGAGGCAGTGCATCCCGGCTACGGCTTCCTGTCCGAACGCGCCTCCTTCTGCGCTGAACTGGAAAAACAGGGCATCATCTTCATCGGCCCGAAGCCGAAAGCCATCATGGCGATGGGCGACAAGATCGAATCGAAGAAATTCGCCAATGCAGCCGGTGTATCCACCGTGCCCGGCCACCTCGGCATCATCGAGGATGCCGCCCATGCGGAAGTGATATCGGGCGGGATCGGTTATCCCGTCATGATCAAGGCCTCGGCCGGCGGCGGCGGCAAGGGCATGCGCATTGCCTGGAACGAGGCGGAAGTGCGCGACGGCTTCGAGCGTGCCCGCTCGGAGGCGAAAAGCTCGTTCGGCGACGACCGCGTCTTCATCGAGAAGTTCGTCGTCGAGCCACGCCATATCGAGATCCAGGTCCTCGCCGATGCGCATGGCAACGCCGTCTATCTCGGCGAGCGCGAATGCTCGATCCAGCGGCGGAACCAGAAGGTGGCGGAAGAGGCGCCCTCGCCCTTCCTCGATGAAGCGACCCGCAAGGCGATGGGCGAACAATCGGTGGCGCTGGCGAGAGCCGTCGATTACCAGAGCGCCGGCACCGTCGAATTCATCGTCGACCGGGACCGCAATTTCTATTTCCTCGAAATGAACACCCGCCTGCAGGTCGAGCATCCCGTGACCGAACTCGTCACCGGCATCGACCTCGTCGAGCAGATGATCCGTGTCGCAGCCGGAGAGCCCCTTCCCTTTTCCCAGGAGGATATCAGGCTTGACGGCTGGGCGGTCGAGAGCCGGCTCTATGCCGAGGATCCCTATCGCAACTTCCTGCCCTCGATCGGCCGCCTGACGCGCTACCGGCCGCCTTCGGAAGGCAGGGCCGGCAATGTGGTCGTCCGCAACGATACCGGCGTCTTCGAAGGTGCGGAGATCTCGATGTATTACGATCCGATGATCGCCAAGCTCTGCACCTGGGCGCCGACGCGGCTGGAAGCGATCGAGGCCATGGGTCAGGCGCTCGACGGCTTCGTCGTCGATGGCATCGAGCACAATGTTCCTTTCCTGTCGGCGCTGATGAAACATCCGCGCTGGCGCGAGGGCCGGCTTTCCACAGGCTTCATCGCCGAGGAATATCCCGATGGCTTTGCGCCGATGAAACCGGACCGGGCGGAAGAGGCCGTGCTTGCCGGCATCGCGCTTTCCGCCTCGCTGATCGAGACGAACCGCCGCGAACGTTTCGCCGATCGTCTGCGCGCCGCAGCGGGCGCGTTGCGCGAGGATTGGGTGGTCAAGATCGGCGACAACCACGTCGCGGCAAGATTGCTCGACGGCCTCGTCACCATCCCCTTCGACATGGATATCGCAATCGATGGGGCGATAGAGGGCGAGAGCCAGAATATTGTCACCGATTGGAGACCGGGCGACCCAGTCTGGAGCGGCAAGGTCGGCGGTCGCGACGTCACCGCGCAGATCCGCCCTGTTCTGAACGGTTTGCGTATCGACTGGCAGGGGCTTTCAGTGACGACCAAGGTCTTTTCGCCGCGTCATGCCGAGCTCGACAGGCTGATGCCGGTGAAGCTGCCGCCCGATACTTCCAAGCTCCTGCTCTGCCCGATGCCCGGCCTCGTCGTCGCCATCGCGGTGGCCGAGGGCCAGGAGGTCAAGGCCGGCGAGACGCTTGCGATCGTCGAAGCGATGAAGATGGAAAACGTGCTGCGCGCCGACCGCGATCTCGTCGTCTCGAAGATCAATGCCGCGGCCGGCGAAAGCCTGGCCGTCGATGCCGTGATCATGGAATTTGCCTGA
- the sugE gene encoding quaternary ammonium compound efflux SMR transporter SugE encodes MAWFLLFLAGLFECGWAIGLKYTEGFTRPMPTALTVISMVISIVLLGLAVKHLPIGTAYAVWTGIGTVGTVFLGIWLLGDEASVSRLACITLIVAGIAGLKLTA; translated from the coding sequence ATGGCCTGGTTTCTGCTTTTTCTCGCCGGTCTTTTTGAATGTGGCTGGGCGATCGGCCTTAAGTATACCGAAGGCTTCACAAGGCCGATGCCGACGGCGCTGACCGTCATATCGATGGTGATCAGCATCGTGCTGCTCGGCCTGGCGGTGAAGCACCTGCCGATCGGCACCGCCTATGCGGTCTGGACCGGCATCGGCACGGTCGGCACCGTATTCCTCGGAATCTGGCTGCTTGGCGATGAGGCAAGTGTCTCCCGCCTTGCCTGCATCACGCTGATCGTCGCCGGCATCGCCGGTCTCAAGCTTACCGCCTGA
- a CDS encoding RluA family pseudouridine synthase — protein sequence MAGIEHIKVEPDEAGMRLDRWFKVHFPGLGFGPLQKLLRSGQVRVDGGRVKSDARVQPGQTVRVPPMDVDAKLKSGPIAGKDLKHSTDFQLLSRMVLHEDEKVIILNKPPGLAVQGGSGVARHIDQMLDAWTSPKGEKPRLVHRLDRDTSGVLVIARTRGAAQKLTAAFRERDTKKTYWALVKGVPRKHEDKISTWLVKEPTVDGDRMRIAKHGEDGADHAISFYRVLETAAQNLAWLEMEPYTGRTHQLRVHALHIGHPIIGDPKYFDDDPNWDFPGGVQKKLHLHARHIDIPHPSGGRLRVSAPLPAHMVQTWNLLGLDLAGAERDSE from the coding sequence ATGGCTGGCATAGAACATATCAAGGTTGAACCCGATGAAGCCGGCATGCGGCTCGATCGCTGGTTCAAGGTGCACTTTCCGGGGCTCGGCTTCGGTCCGCTGCAGAAGCTCTTGCGCTCCGGCCAGGTGCGCGTCGACGGTGGGCGTGTCAAATCGGATGCGCGCGTGCAGCCCGGCCAGACGGTGCGCGTGCCGCCGATGGATGTCGATGCGAAGCTGAAATCCGGACCGATCGCCGGCAAGGATCTCAAACATTCGACGGATTTCCAACTCTTGTCGCGCATGGTGCTGCACGAGGACGAAAAGGTGATCATACTCAACAAGCCCCCCGGTCTTGCGGTCCAGGGCGGTTCCGGTGTGGCCAGGCATATCGACCAGATGCTCGACGCTTGGACCAGCCCGAAGGGTGAGAAGCCGCGGCTCGTCCATCGTCTCGATCGCGACACTTCAGGTGTTCTCGTCATCGCCCGCACCCGCGGCGCGGCGCAGAAGCTGACGGCGGCGTTCCGCGAGCGCGACACCAAAAAGACCTACTGGGCGCTGGTCAAGGGCGTGCCGCGCAAGCACGAGGACAAGATCTCGACCTGGCTGGTGAAGGAACCGACGGTCGACGGCGACCGCATGCGCATCGCCAAGCACGGCGAGGACGGCGCCGACCATGCGATTTCCTTCTACCGCGTGCTGGAGACGGCGGCACAGAACCTCGCCTGGCTGGAGATGGAGCCCTATACCGGCCGTACCCATCAGTTGCGCGTCCATGCCCTGCATATCGGCCACCCGATCATCGGCGATCCAAAATATTTCGACGACGATCCGAATTGGGATTTTCCAGGCGGCGTGCAGAAGAAGCTGCATCTGCACGCGCGTCACATCGACATCCCGCACCCCTCCGGCGGCCGCCTGCGCGTCAGCGCGCCGCTGCCGGCGCATATGGTGCAGACCTGGAACCTTCTCGGTCTCGACCTTGCCGGTGCTGAAAGGGACAGCGAATGA
- a CDS encoding DMT family transporter yields the protein MASSSQESAAMSEPHQNSLQGMAIMSGAMLILPIMDAIAKYMATFEAMSPGQVTFYRFFFQIACTLPILFALFGLKALSANRPWMNLLRGALHGGASLLFFVAVKYMPLADVFAIYFVEPFMLAALSALFLGEKVGWRRWVAIVVGFGGAMIVIQPSYEIFGLKALLPVACAFLFSLYLFLNRAIGEADSPLTMQTMAGIGGTVFMAAALFLGNGSGNADFAVSLPSSSLGLVLLLALGSISGYAHMLVVRAFRLAPLSLLAPFQYFEIISATVLGYALFNDFPSFSKWIGIFIIVASGLFIIWRERLQAQSLKSS from the coding sequence ATGGCGTCATCCTCGCAAGAATCAGCAGCCATGTCAGAGCCCCATCAAAATTCCCTGCAGGGCATGGCCATCATGTCCGGCGCCATGCTCATCCTGCCGATCATGGATGCCATCGCCAAATACATGGCGACCTTCGAAGCGATGTCGCCGGGTCAGGTGACCTTCTACCGATTCTTCTTCCAGATCGCCTGCACCCTGCCGATTCTTTTCGCCCTTTTCGGGCTGAAGGCACTCTCGGCCAATCGGCCCTGGATGAACCTGCTGCGCGGTGCGCTGCATGGTGGTGCGAGCCTGCTGTTCTTCGTCGCCGTCAAATACATGCCGCTTGCCGATGTCTTCGCCATCTATTTCGTCGAGCCTTTCATGCTGGCCGCTCTGTCGGCGCTGTTTCTCGGAGAGAAGGTCGGCTGGCGGCGCTGGGTGGCGATCGTCGTCGGTTTCGGCGGCGCGATGATTGTCATTCAGCCGAGCTACGAAATCTTCGGCCTGAAGGCGCTGCTGCCGGTCGCCTGCGCCTTTCTGTTCTCGCTCTATCTCTTCCTCAACCGCGCCATTGGCGAGGCCGATTCGCCACTGACCATGCAGACGATGGCCGGCATCGGCGGAACAGTGTTCATGGCGGCCGCCCTTTTCCTCGGCAACGGTTCCGGCAATGCCGATTTTGCCGTCTCTCTGCCCTCCTCCAGCCTCGGCCTTGTTCTGCTTCTCGCCCTTGGCTCGATCTCGGGATATGCGCATATGCTCGTCGTCCGGGCTTTTCGCCTCGCGCCGCTGTCGCTGCTTGCGCCGTTCCAGTACTTCGAGATCATCTCGGCGACCGTTCTCGGCTACGCGCTATTCAACGATTTCCCGAGCTTTTCTAAATGGATCGGCATCTTCATCATCGTTGCTTCTGGCCTCTTCATCATCTGGCGAGAGCGGCTGCAGGCGCAATCGTTAAAATCTTCCTGA
- a CDS encoding DoxX family protein: protein MSTFDRLSAYQPYGLAALRIITALLFIEHGTMKLFGFPASQMSGSLPPLMLFAALLELIGGILILVGLLTRPVAFLLAGEMAVAYFMAHAPSSFFPAVNQGDAAILFCFVFLYLVFSGPGAFAVDNRKTV from the coding sequence ATGTCAACTTTCGACCGTCTTTCCGCCTATCAGCCCTATGGGCTGGCTGCGCTCAGAATCATCACCGCGCTGCTGTTCATCGAACACGGCACGATGAAGCTTTTCGGCTTCCCGGCTTCGCAGATGTCCGGCTCGCTGCCGCCGCTAATGCTGTTCGCCGCCCTTCTCGAGCTTATTGGCGGCATCCTCATTCTCGTCGGCCTGCTGACGCGCCCGGTCGCCTTCCTGCTGGCCGGTGAAATGGCGGTCGCCTATTTCATGGCGCATGCCCCGAGCAGCTTCTTCCCGGCCGTCAACCAGGGCGATGCGGCAATCCTGTTCTGCTTCGTCTTCCTCTATCTGGTCTTCTCCGGTCCCGGCGCTTTCGCCGTCGATAACCGCAAGACGGTTTGA